The DNA window ATtgcatatttataattataatttgcATATAGATCCATATCTACGGAATGAAGGTGTACAGTAATTTATAAACCACATTTAAGGAACTTTGTGGATGGgtatatttttttgtgttagtttttttttttttttgggggggggggggacctccAAATCTTTCATTTTGTGAACAGACGTTTAGTGACCTGATGGGGACTTTAATGCTGAGGGCACTTTGGCTATAATTAAGACTAAGCACCATGAAAAGTACACAGGTGTTTACCTTCAGCGTTGACTACTATTGTCCCTATAACGCCTTTGTGTGTCTGAATTCTCTTCAGCGTGTCTTCGACTTCAGCCTGAAAAGAATACAtcatgagaggaaaccagagtcgACAGCGTTGTTACGAAAATGAGAATAATTTTGTAGCTTACAGCCCATAAATACAAAGACCCAAACCATATAACACTACACTAAGTAGCTAGTATGTCAAAATAATACACAGCCGGTAGCAGTGGGATTTTTTTCGGACGTAGCCCAACGATAATTATAGagttcacaattataaatgACAGCTCAAGAGTCCAGAATGGCTTCGAAAACTATTCTGCTACAACAAAAAGTCATTGTTTAATGTAATTATGCAGCAAAATTGGTGTACATTTACCATAGCTCGTCCGCTCTGCTCTCTGCTGCTCTGATCCCTGATGTGCTTTCCGTTGCTACATGGAGATGGAAGTGTGAAGCCAGCTGAATTAAgcttagaaataaaaaaaaaccaaaaggtTTAACTTTTcttctaaatgtaaatatttctcaTTAACGTATTCATACAGATAACTCGTCAAATATGTTTCTACTcttttttaatttcaaaataatttCTTTCACTTGTCTTGATGACTTTTATCTTGCTTTTCAGTTAGTTGCTGCCGACTTCATGATCGACGTCTCACATTTTATCAGACCAGAGAACTGTAAGGCGTTTACGCTGTAAGTCTGTACACTGTAAGTCAATGAATTGGTTTGGCTTTGGATTCAATGGATTTGGACAAATAGTCCCAAGACAAAAAGATGGAGAATATGTAGATAGCGCTAAAGTGCTCAGCCCAGTCTCCCTGGGAAGTTTGTGCACTTGTGGAGGCAAAAAACAATTGAGCCCAAAACAtaagacagaaacagaaaagcaaaaaagcaaaattGTTGCAAGTTGGAGCTGTACAGCTATCATCCAAATAAATGGTAAGAGATAAGCTTACTTTAGTGGTTATTATGTCTGTTGTTTATTTACCCTTTCCacgttattaatattaaaatagtgTTTATTCGTagttaataattttatttatgttttaaatttcaGATGACCCACATGTTTGTATATCAGGCTTCATAAATGACTCAGGCGGTGATGTAAATGCCAGAGGACTCAGAGTTCCAGAGAGTGAAGGATGTGAGGATGCTCTGATCAGTGAGAGATATCTGACCCTCAGCTTTGCTGACAGAGTGGAGTGCTGGAGCTTAAAGCCAACTGGAAGAGCACTTGCTTGGAGTAGAGTACAATATACTTCTGACGACACTGGTAGCACACCCTTTTATTCTGGTAAATAAATTTCTGTAGTTCAGGAGTCCTCAAACATTTTATCTTGGCTGGCCAAAGaccaaaaatacataaatacataggTTTCAAATGAATCAtttcaaataattatttccaTTTTGCTAAAATACCTAACAAACACATGATTTAATACACTGTACTGCTTTCTGACAATTCTACAAACATCCTCAGTGGCCAACTTTGGGCAATTCTCTTTAGTccatacttttttaaaaaaaaaactactagCATTTTTATCATGTTGTAGAGCATctgtgttattttcttttaagtCCTTAGTCTTTCTGACTGAAAATGTCTGATTCCACAAGGGCCCACTATAAAATTTCCACTGGTATCAGGAGGATACATAGCATCAAAACCtccctttttccagccactttcTTCCCAGCTTTATGCCGTGAACCTGGCGCTGGGAGCTGAACATGCAGTTCTTCTCACAGCCTCTGGCACTGTCTACACCTGGGGATCTGCCAGGTGAGAAAATTAATCctgaatattaaaattaaaatgaatggcCTCAAATCAATTTCCATTTTCcgatcatccatccatccattcattatccaccgcttatccgggtccgggtcgcgggggaagcagtcggagcaaagaaacccagacctccctctccccagccaccgactctagctcctccgggggtataccgaggcgttcccaggccagtcgagacatatagtctctccagcgtgttcttggtctgccccggggcctcctccccgttggacatgcccggaacacctctccaggaaggcgtccaggaggcatccgaaccagatgcccgaaccatctcagctggctcctctcgacgtggaggagcagcggctccactccgagtctctcccggatgtccgagctcctaaccctgtctctaagggagagtccagacatcctgcggagaaaactcatttcagccgcttgtacccgcgatctcgttctttcggtcact is part of the Hoplias malabaricus isolate fHopMal1 chromosome 4, fHopMal1.hap1, whole genome shotgun sequence genome and encodes:
- the rccd1 gene encoding RCC1 domain-containing protein 1 isoform X1 — protein: MNWFGFGFNGFGQIVPRQKDGEYVDSAKVLSPVSLGSLCTCGGKKQLSPKHKTETEKQKSKIVASWSCTAIIQINDDPHVCISGFINDSGGDVNARGLRVPESEGCEDALISERYLTLSFADRVECWSLKPTGRALAWSRVQYTSDDTGSTPFYSGPTIKFPLVSGGYIASKPPFFQPLSSQLYAVNLALGAEHAVLLTASGTVYTWGSASHGQLGHGSLVSEEKPQAVEALCGLPMKHVAAGCWHSACISAGGDLYVWGWNESGQIGLPSKGLKDANQRGQNIGKDELMLNKGDSNVFISIQAFPALVDVSEMSEICKVSCGSRHTAAVTSTGNLYTWGWGHYGQLGHGSKCSSDEPKVVEYFSNGAMFVEDVVCGLWNTFVSAVPREHPAL
- the rccd1 gene encoding RCC1 domain-containing protein 1 isoform X2; this translates as MNWFGFGFNGFGQIVPRQKDGEYVDSAKVLSPVSLGSLCTCGGKKQLSPKHKTETEKQKSKIVASWSCTAIIQINDDPHVCISGFINDSGGDVNARGLRVPESEGCEDALISERYLTLSFADRVECWSLKPTGRALAWSRVQYTSDDTGPTIKFPLVSGGYIASKPPFFQPLSSQLYAVNLALGAEHAVLLTASGTVYTWGSASHGQLGHGSLVSEEKPQAVEALCGLPMKHVAAGCWHSACISAGGDLYVWGWNESGQIGLPSKGLKDANQRGQNIGKDELMLNKGDSNVFISIQAFPALVDVSEMSEICKVSCGSRHTAAVTSTGNLYTWGWGHYGQLGHGSKCSSDEPKVVEYFSNGAMFVEDVVCGLWNTFVSAVPREHPAL